In one Arachis duranensis cultivar V14167 chromosome 9, aradu.V14167.gnm2.J7QH, whole genome shotgun sequence genomic region, the following are encoded:
- the LOC107464075 gene encoding uncharacterized protein LOC107464075: MGFGILRNLIRPLSIASSTALTSRITTAAATTTTSFRGLLFASPKQDPCFFKTHQWILPLSNHLHSLTDTRFPKRRPADKSRRKRASLKPQGPYAWVEHTPGETILPNKPNEGSIKRRNEKKRMRLRRAFILAERKKRIAQMKEAKRRKNMKRIGRKMAAVAREREWAQRLAELQRLEAEKKKSMA; the protein is encoded by the exons ATGGGATTCGGAATCCTCAGAAACCTCATTCGCCCTCTCTCAATCGCATCATCAACTGCCCTAACCTCTCGCATAACAACCGCCGCCGCCACCACAACGACGTCGTTTCGTGGCCTCCTCTTCGCATCTCCGAAGCAAGATCCCTGCTTCTTCAAAACGCACCAATGGATTCTTCCCCTTTCGAACCATCTCCATAGCTTGACTGACACGCGCTTCCCCAAACGCCGTCCCGCTGATAAATCGCGCCGAAAGAGAGCCTCCTTGAAACCCCAAG GGCCTtatgcttgggttgagcatacCCCTGGCGAAACCATTCTTCCGAATAAGCCAAACGAAGGGAGTATCAAGAGGAGGAACGAGAAGAAACGCATGAGGCTGCGCCGTGCTTTTATTTTG gcagaaagaaagaaaaggatagCTCAGATGAAAGAAGCTAAACGgagaaaaaatatgaagaggatAGGGCGCAAAATGGCTGCAGTTGCAAGAGAAAGAGAGTGGGCACAAAGGCTGGCCGAGCTGCAGAGACTCGAGgcagagaagaaaaaatccATGGCCTGA
- the LOC107464053 gene encoding probable CoA ligase CCL8 isoform X1 yields the protein MSCSFKTFNKHLALLCFHKCITSYGFIPSLSHFLPPLLSSRSAQLLHHLASHSASVMEVFKAVAKNELATHGSVAIRADQKSYSYRQLILSAEKISNILCGSDVKAGNLSGARIGIVAKPSAEFVAGVLGTWFSGGVAVPLALSYPEPELLHVINNSDVSTILSTEDHSELMQNLANKTSSQFFHLPPVLAKPSEKSSDEDSQNGEIDVDRIFRDNIGKPSEDPALILYTSGTTGKPKGVVHTHRSIAAQVQTLANAWEYTSADKFLHCLPLHHVHGLFNALFAPLYAGSSVEFMPKFSVRGIWQRWRESYPSEGSKVDDAITVFTGVPTMYTRLIQGYHAMDPELQATSASAARNLRLMMCGSSALPQPVMQEWEAITGHRLLERYGMTEFVMALSNPLKGERKPGTVGKPFPGIEVKILSDEDSGKEETKVGELCVKSPSSFKEYWKLPEITKESFTEDGFFKTGDAVTTDKDGYYIILGRTNADIIKAGGYKLSALEIESVILEHQAVAECCVLGLPDKDYGEVVGAIIVPEADVKRKRDEESKPVLSLEELSSWAKPKIAPYKIPTKLFVWDSLPRNAMGKVNKKELKKMLASEQ from the exons ATGAGTTGCTCATTTAAGACTTTCAACAAACACCTCGCACTCCTCTGCTTCCATAAGTGCATCACCTCTTATGGTTTCATACCttcactttctcactttcttccaCCGCTTCTGAGCTCGCGTTCCGCTCAGCTTCTACATCACTTGG CTTCTCATTCTGCTTCAGTTATGGAGGTGTTCAAAGCAGTTGCCAAGAACGAACTTGCAACTCATGGAAGTGTTGCTATCAGAGCTGACCAGAAGAGTTATAGTTACAGGCAACTAATCTTGTCCGCAGAGAAGATATCTAATATATTGTGCGGCAGTGATGTAAAGGCA GGAAACCTTAGTGGAGCTCGGATAGGAATTGTAGCCAAACCCTCTGCCGAATTTGTAGCTGGAGTACTTGGGACTTGGTTTAGTGGAGGTGTTGCTGTTCCACTTGCACTAAGCTATCCAGAACCAGAGCTCTTACATGTGATTAATAATTCG GATGTGTCCACAATACTGAGTACTGAAGATCATAGTGAATTAATGCAAAACCTTGCCAATAAAACCTCTTCTCAGTTTTTTCATCTCCCACCTGTTCTCGCTAAGCCCTCAGAGAAAAGCAGTGATGAAGATTCACAAAATGGGgaaattgatgttgatagaATTTTCCGGGACAATATTGGAAAACCAA GTGAAGATCCAGCACTGATTTTGTACACGAGTGGGACAACAGGTAAACCTAAAGGAGTGGTTCATACTCACAGAAGCATTGCTGCCCAG GTCCAAACCTTGGCAAATGCATGGGAGTATACATCTGCTGATAAGTTTCTACACTGCCTACCGTTGCAT CATGTTCATGGACTTTTCAATGCTTTATTTGCCCCTCTCTATGCAGGATCCTCG GTTGAATTTATGCCAAAATTTAGTGTGAGGGGAATTTGGCAGAGATGGCGTGAGTCATATCCATCCGAAGGATCTAAGGTTGATGATGCTATAACTGTTTTCACTGGA GTTCCAACTATGTACACCCGGTTGATACAAGGTTATCATGCAATGGATCCTGAGCTACAAGCCACCTCAGCATCTGCTGCACGGAACTTGCGTCTTATG ATGTGTGGGTCCTCTGCACTCCCTCAACCTGTTATGCAAGAATGGGAAGCCATCACTGGGCATCGCTTATTGGAGCGATATGGCATGACTGAA TTTGTCATGGCATTGTCAAATCCTTTGAAAGGAGAGCGTAAACCAGGCACTGTTGGCAAACCATTTCCTGGTATAGAG GTCAAGATTCTTTCAGATGAGGACAGTGGGAAAGAAGAGACTAAAGTGGGGGAGCTTTGTGTTAAAAGCCCTTCATCTTTTAAAGAATATTGGAAACTTCCGGAG ATAACGAAAGAATCATTTACTGAAGATGGATTCTTCAAGACTGGGGATGCAGTTACTACAGATAAAGATGGATACTACATCATTCTAGGAC GTACTAATGCTGATATAATCAAGGCTGGTGGCTACAAACTATCTGCCTTAGAAATTGAATCAGTTATACTAGAG CATCAAGCTGTCGCGGAATGCTGCGTTTTGGGCTTACCTGACAAAGATTATGGGGAAGTTGTCGGCGCGATTATTGTACCAGAGGCTGATGTcaagagaaagcgagatgaaGAATCAAAGCCTGTTCTAAGCCTGGAAGAGTTATCCAGCTGGGCCAAACCTAAAATTGCACCTTACAAG ATACCAACAAAACTTTTTGTTTGGGACTCACTCCCTCGCAATGCAATGGGGAAG GTAAATAAAAAAGAGCTGAAGAAAATGCTAGCTTCGGAACAGTAA
- the LOC107464053 gene encoding probable CoA ligase CCL8 isoform X2, whose translation MEVFKAVAKNELATHGSVAIRADQKSYSYRQLILSAEKISNILCGSDVKAGNLSGARIGIVAKPSAEFVAGVLGTWFSGGVAVPLALSYPEPELLHVINNSDVSTILSTEDHSELMQNLANKTSSQFFHLPPVLAKPSEKSSDEDSQNGEIDVDRIFRDNIGKPSEDPALILYTSGTTGKPKGVVHTHRSIAAQVQTLANAWEYTSADKFLHCLPLHHVHGLFNALFAPLYAGSSVEFMPKFSVRGIWQRWRESYPSEGSKVDDAITVFTGVPTMYTRLIQGYHAMDPELQATSASAARNLRLMMCGSSALPQPVMQEWEAITGHRLLERYGMTEFVMALSNPLKGERKPGTVGKPFPGIEVKILSDEDSGKEETKVGELCVKSPSSFKEYWKLPEITKESFTEDGFFKTGDAVTTDKDGYYIILGRTNADIIKAGGYKLSALEIESVILEHQAVAECCVLGLPDKDYGEVVGAIIVPEADVKRKRDEESKPVLSLEELSSWAKPKIAPYKIPTKLFVWDSLPRNAMGKVNKKELKKMLASEQ comes from the exons ATGGAGGTGTTCAAAGCAGTTGCCAAGAACGAACTTGCAACTCATGGAAGTGTTGCTATCAGAGCTGACCAGAAGAGTTATAGTTACAGGCAACTAATCTTGTCCGCAGAGAAGATATCTAATATATTGTGCGGCAGTGATGTAAAGGCA GGAAACCTTAGTGGAGCTCGGATAGGAATTGTAGCCAAACCCTCTGCCGAATTTGTAGCTGGAGTACTTGGGACTTGGTTTAGTGGAGGTGTTGCTGTTCCACTTGCACTAAGCTATCCAGAACCAGAGCTCTTACATGTGATTAATAATTCG GATGTGTCCACAATACTGAGTACTGAAGATCATAGTGAATTAATGCAAAACCTTGCCAATAAAACCTCTTCTCAGTTTTTTCATCTCCCACCTGTTCTCGCTAAGCCCTCAGAGAAAAGCAGTGATGAAGATTCACAAAATGGGgaaattgatgttgatagaATTTTCCGGGACAATATTGGAAAACCAA GTGAAGATCCAGCACTGATTTTGTACACGAGTGGGACAACAGGTAAACCTAAAGGAGTGGTTCATACTCACAGAAGCATTGCTGCCCAG GTCCAAACCTTGGCAAATGCATGGGAGTATACATCTGCTGATAAGTTTCTACACTGCCTACCGTTGCAT CATGTTCATGGACTTTTCAATGCTTTATTTGCCCCTCTCTATGCAGGATCCTCG GTTGAATTTATGCCAAAATTTAGTGTGAGGGGAATTTGGCAGAGATGGCGTGAGTCATATCCATCCGAAGGATCTAAGGTTGATGATGCTATAACTGTTTTCACTGGA GTTCCAACTATGTACACCCGGTTGATACAAGGTTATCATGCAATGGATCCTGAGCTACAAGCCACCTCAGCATCTGCTGCACGGAACTTGCGTCTTATG ATGTGTGGGTCCTCTGCACTCCCTCAACCTGTTATGCAAGAATGGGAAGCCATCACTGGGCATCGCTTATTGGAGCGATATGGCATGACTGAA TTTGTCATGGCATTGTCAAATCCTTTGAAAGGAGAGCGTAAACCAGGCACTGTTGGCAAACCATTTCCTGGTATAGAG GTCAAGATTCTTTCAGATGAGGACAGTGGGAAAGAAGAGACTAAAGTGGGGGAGCTTTGTGTTAAAAGCCCTTCATCTTTTAAAGAATATTGGAAACTTCCGGAG ATAACGAAAGAATCATTTACTGAAGATGGATTCTTCAAGACTGGGGATGCAGTTACTACAGATAAAGATGGATACTACATCATTCTAGGAC GTACTAATGCTGATATAATCAAGGCTGGTGGCTACAAACTATCTGCCTTAGAAATTGAATCAGTTATACTAGAG CATCAAGCTGTCGCGGAATGCTGCGTTTTGGGCTTACCTGACAAAGATTATGGGGAAGTTGTCGGCGCGATTATTGTACCAGAGGCTGATGTcaagagaaagcgagatgaaGAATCAAAGCCTGTTCTAAGCCTGGAAGAGTTATCCAGCTGGGCCAAACCTAAAATTGCACCTTACAAG ATACCAACAAAACTTTTTGTTTGGGACTCACTCCCTCGCAATGCAATGGGGAAG GTAAATAAAAAAGAGCTGAAGAAAATGCTAGCTTCGGAACAGTAA